The sequence TGACCTACATAAACAAAACAGCTTGTGAGGTTCAACATCATGatagcaacaacaaaaagattAGAACAATTTGTTGCATTTGAGGAAACGTCTCAGCTGATCGACTTGTGTTTAAAATAAGTGTAGAAATTTGAGCTCAGCCCAAATTGTCCCGTTAAAATATCCACGTTCGCTCAATTCTCTCTCCTCCGTCGAAATTTATACACTCTTATATACGGAATGTAAGAAGCAAAAACCAGAGCAAATTCACTTGAAACAAAGCGCACAGTATGGCTTTAATATGGCTGTCATCTGGCTTGTTACCACGGCAACAAGCTGGTAGGATAAAACCTGCTCAGGAGAAGCGTATTTAACAGAAAGACTTAATACAGTTTAGTGAATTGTTTCCACGCTTTGGTTTGTATGGATAAGGATACGGCTTAAACAGACAGCTTACGCCTGCATTTTAAAGGAAGTGTTAGATTGTAAGATATACAGTGCTGTGTGTAAGTATTCACCTCCAATCCCCTTTTCACATTGTGTATAACGGATATGGACTTTGTGCTAGTTTTTGTAAACTCTTGACACAGAATCCTAATAATGTCTGCCAAGTTATTTACCAATGAAAAGACGAGCTCCAGTACAATGTAATCCTGGAAAAGGATAAAAGGTCCggttgtatttattatataaatcacACACCCCACGACTTTTTGTGGGAACACACCAGGTGGTGGTAGAATCATGTTTTAGGGAGGCTTTTTTCTGAGCAAGGGTCATTGAGCTTCTCAGAGCAAAAAGAtggatttaaatataaatggcaACAAtttatattgtacaatattacacaaactATTTCCATATTCAGTGCAATTTCTGGTGAAGATATAGGACAATCCTACttaagtttgttttatttccatgACGTTATGTGGAAAAGTCCATGTTGGGGTGAGGCACTGCATTTCCTTAGGCATTTGCCAGATTAATCACAAGATGCACGCTTTTTCGGGATGAGTAAAACCAAAATGTGGTAACTGTATTCACTGTTAAAGGAACTTTACAAAGCAAACAGAACTCAGATACCCTGACTCTGGTTTAGTACCacagtaaaattaaatattgtgCAGAAGAAAAACTGAGAAGTTTTAATTGGCTTCATGTCTCCTCCATCCCATTCTCTGCatccagtcagtcagtctggtGCATGTGAGTCGGCTCGGACACACGAATCTGTCTCTCGAGTAGAATGATCAGGATTAGACTGGACACATCTGATCTTGGAGGTTTTAAAGCATCACCAGAGAACAGGAATCGGATTCCTTCTTTACCACTAAGGCGATCTGACATCAGTTAAAAATGGCTTACACTCCTACCTGCTGTTTATAAACACGGCTGTGTTCCGTTACCATTACAACTGGCAGAACggcacgtacatacacacacacacacatacctgtatAAAATGCTGCCTTCCATTTTATCTTGTTGGCAAAAGGAAGAAATAAGGCAGATATGGCTTGGAAACTTGTTAGAAACAAATTCACACTCGAGGTCCAAACTTCATAATTTGCTAAAATTGCAATACCAAAAGACAAGGCAATTAGAAAAATGCTTTCGAACATGAAACAATTGCAATGGCAACGAATCCGTGACCTGAGGAAATCGTTACATtttaagaagacaaaaaaaaaaaaaaattaagtttgcATAATATGAAGACTTGCAGCATTTCTTCAGCATGCCTTCTTAAGACGCTGTTATTCCTCTGGGGTTTAGGTGAGGCGGATCCCGAGTACCTGCTCCAGCTCCTGTCTCCTCTGCTGCACCTGAGAACCACCAAGACAAGCTGACTGATTTCTGGAAGGAGTCACCAGTGTGAACGATTTGTAACAGTCACAGGTAAAGCTGCATAATCTCCAAACAAGTTTGACATGTTTTTATCTTCTCACATCATGTGTTTAAAGAgtattttttaagtaaataatctATAAACCTTTAAAGGAGCTGTTTGTAATTTTTCAAGCTCACCACTGTTTACAAGGTGAAGTGCAATGAAAACATCCACAAGCTGCTGTTTACTCGGCTGCAATGGCACATGACTTGtgtttaaaagttaaaagaGGTGGAGTTATACAGGCAAGGCCAAATATATGCCCTGGAGAGGGGAACGAAATTAATAAAATCTTCGAAACAGCCTCCTGAAACTGGTTTATTACAAGGCAGGGAGATTATTGTGACTTGCAgggatttcttttaaatatgatTATTGCAGGCCCACGAAGCCTTTTCAACTATACGAGACctcatgtttcattttattttaagttgaaACTCTTAATTTCCAGTGATAAAAAGTCAAGTTGTCTTTTTCCTTCCAGTAATGTTTGAAATACTATTATACTATTTAAGTATAAATTAGCAGCCATGGCTACATGGGGAAGAGTTGATCGATGTCAGAACACATACCTTGGAGAATACGTAGCGGCCCACAGCCTCCTGGATCCAGGGAGCCTGGTAGAACTCggtcctcctctcctcctctgtgTTCCCAGCAGTGTCTGTCATCAGCTGaatcagacaacacacacacacgagttggACCAAATGGCTTTTTAATGAAAACCAGTAGTGAAGCTCAAATGCTGAGTAACTCCAAGCTCTTGGCTCGACATTTCgaattttcaaaaatattggTGTCTCCATAACACCGCTGCTACAGCCAAATGCCACGTGACCTTAATTATCGCCATAGCGAGAATATTACAACATAGTGCTTCAGCAAATTCATTTTGCTTCTGAAATTTCGATTCAGTTGCTTTTGAGCTAGAACACTCTGGCTATCTTCACAATACTTTTAGCTTTCCCCATCAGTACCTTCTCCTACACGAGTACAGCATTATaaggacactggagactccattCATACATGTTTAACATGATTTACTTTGTAAAACAACCCAAATTTAAACCGGGTTATTTTTAGTCCTGGATTATGTGAATGTGTCAAAACAAGTAGAATACAATGAGCCATTCATACTCTTATCCGAGCCGTGTGGTTATATGTAAATAACCCAGGTACAAGGTACACGCTGTGGGGCAAGTTAATTGAACTGAATGTTGTTGGTGGATTAATACAGTGTTTGACAGGGGGATTGTGGGTACCTTAAGGTCTCGGCTCTGAGACTTGAGCCAGTCCTGGATAAAGTCCTGAGGGTTGTTGCTGAAGCTCAGCATAAAGTCTCGCTGCGTTTTCAGCTGGTTTATTGACTCAATGGTCTCATGGATCTGATGAGCAACAggaacaaatattaaaaacaaactatatTTATCAGGGCTCTGATAATTCACATCAAcgactgtttacacacacacacagtcaccgacaaacacacacagtggggtcacagacacacacacacgcatgcacacagtagggtcacagacagacacaccatcacacacccccacacaccttCATCTCCAGGGCTGCAATTTCCTGCTGGTTGGTGGTGGAAGAGAGAAAGCTGCTCATCTGGCTCTTCAGCGGATCGTCCACCTCTACATCAATGTCGAAGCATGCAGTCTTCTTCTGGTCGTTTGGGTCCACGCTGTCCACAAGCAGGGAcaagacttttttatttataaaacgcAGTGAGATGTGAGATTTGATGCAAAAGCAGCATGCATACACACCTGATGATGTGGTTAATGACAATGGGGTCTGGGTGCTGTAGGAGTCCCGCCAGCTTCATGGGGATCTCTGAGAACCTCATTCGGTGGCAGGCGAAGATCTGAAATGAGACACAGGAGTGTTGGACTCTGCACTGGCCACTAGACCTCGGGTGGACGTTACACTACACATACCTGTCTGAAGTAGCGGTTGCAGTTTATAAATTCTTTCTCATGACAGTCCTGCAGCTTGTTGTTCTTGATGTAGAGCCAGAGCGCCTGCATGATGCTGGCTCGGGTCTGAGTGTGAACGCCCAGGAGCCGCGCTAACCGCGGGTCCAGCTTGTACTGTGGTGGCTTTGACGAGGAACGAAAGAAAAATCAATGTTAACACATTACATTAGCCCTGATGCATGGCATACATATGCCactttgagtgctggttcagagccagaacttaatttaaaagcagttctttctttttcgacacccaaagcaccggctctgatccaggaaaagtggttcttaagtagcaccaaaacgttgctggtctagacttaagaaccgcttgcttCAGGGGCTGGGTTACTGTGACCGACAAGACTAGCGccatttttaaatcaggattcacCACGTTTGGGTGCCAATGTAGgtttgcaaagccatgagcattaatagTACAGAAACATATGCCATTGTTAATGTGTTTGCggctgctgtgctaacgtcgctgtataacgttgtatacaGTGATGCAAGACTTGGCTCTTTgaaggctcgccagtggaaccaacttcagcactagctctgaaccagtactcggttctttctggtggaaaagggggcaACAGTAAAGCAGATTTAGTTTTGTAAAAGTACTGGCAGTGTTACCTGGTGGtccagcatgagcagcagtgtgCATTTCACGCTCACGTCTCCGGGCCGCTTAACCTGAAAGCCGTCCGTCTCCTGAGTGGTCGGCATCCTATGCCActgacaacacaaacacacacacacacttccctgaTGAGCTTCCCATCTTCTATTAATATTTCCTCATTTTGGTTTAATTCCTGTTTCCCTGATGATCAGTTTAActgcaatattttaaaaatagttttatcACGGTAGAATAtttgtagatttatttaaaaaaaaaatacacagtaattaaaaattatgtatcattttaaattgatttagCTAGACATTTAAACTACTTGCCCATGGtaatttttaaagtatttattttactcatagcattatttatataaatttatttacaatttctctAAACATACCTacagtatttttgtatatatttacaaaagtgCAATACTTAATATTTACTAACCCATTATTATTACTCAGAAATACCTAGttacacaaaatgtatttattttttaaacattatgtcTTCAGTATTCAACTTGATTTTATAAAGCATTTGTAATGCTGTGTGTATTCctagtatttaaataaaaaaagtttattgaaaatcaagattaaaagtattggcactttTACTGTGTTTGCCTCGCATGCCACCATTAAGAAAAGATTTgcacttttacatttaaaacaaactcACTGTGCCTTAAAATTGGTTTTACTGCTTTACCTCCACCAAGTGGTTGTCTGGACCATACAGCTCCTTATCCAGCTCAATGACAAGActtttaaaaaaggaagaaaactttcttttctgtttcccaggctatggagagagagagagagagagagagagagagagggaggaggggagagagagaaaccgtTAGTTCTTATGTTCTTCATTAGCAGACTGATGTTGCATTATTtgggcctacacacacacacacacacacacacaccccttccaGCAATTGCGAAACCATTCCCCTCCTTTCAGCTTTCACCACTCTAATGCCGTCTTAACCACTGAAGCAGCGAGACAATAAGAGAGAAGCAAGCAGAACAGAAAAGCAGTTTTTTTCTTAaggcagctgtgtgtgtgtgtatcatttcATGCCCACATGTTGCACACACAGTTTCAGTTCTTCTTAACCCCTGTGAAAGCCTTTGAGCCAGGGCGTAGTCATCATGGGAGATTTCCACAGCACATTTGCTTGTGCGAGTTGGCCGAAGGCACAGCGCGAGATGAGATGAAGAACAGCCACAGAACAGTCATTACAAGTCCTTGTTTGACTTTTCACTGCTACATTTCGATTGTGATGCTTCATGGCGACTGCTAACTCCCTGCTAGTTACCTTTCTATTCCCtcataatattaacaaaaacatttgcTGTTCAAGGAAGAAAAGCAcaaccagcagcagcagcagcagataaGCAACATAGCTAAATTAGCGGACTGTAGCAGGTCTCACTGGTGTTACACACTTGCCTGTTTGTTATAAAATTagctacattttaaaatggcAACATCTGTGAGCCaacatgttaatcacactcaAGCTACAAAACAAGGTTAGATGTATCCTGAGTATAAGCTGGCTAACAACAGAATGATTTAGACGGATGGCAAAGGACACAGCaatgacaaaaacaatacagaacTGTCCACGACGTCAACATTTACCCAAGATGTGACATTAAATTactggaaaaacacaaacacccaAAATGCCACTGTAATTACTTTTGGCATCAACTAACTGAAGATGACGATTTACTAAGTTGGTACATGACAACGGAAACACAATGTGACCATGAAAACCGGACAGAAGTAAAGATTCCGGAACAACATTTTCTTTAGAGGTCATGATAAATTATGAAGAAAACCCTCGCAAGGACCAAAATTACACTAAAGTTGCATGTAGCATGAACCACTAATGAGAacagtacatgtttattttaacacgCTTGTTCCAACCGGACACATCTAGACTAACAGCCCCATAACTTACATCCTCCAGGAGTTTGCCCTCCACTCTAAGCTCCCATGATGCCACTTTCTCAGACTCTTCCCCCTCAGGTTTGGCAGGTGTGCAGGTGTTTGAGATGTAGATCCTCAGCTTGCGCTTTTGCTTTAGAgaccaaaaataaatgaaagtttattttttatgtacaaTTTTAAGATTCAAAACCTTAACCTCTCCAGTTTTACCCAGAATTATGGAACTGCACACTACTCTGatccacatacacactcacacagctttTTGGTGTTACCGTGATAGGCTTCTTGATGGCCTCCTGAATCTCCATACGCTTGCGAGCAATGGTCTGGTCCAGCTTCCTCTCAAAAGCCAGAAGGTCCATGTAAGCCTGAGACTCAGGAACCAGGTCCCGGATCTGCACCAAACAAAACAGTGAGAACACTtaaccaccaggtggtgatgaacactaacacacgcactcAGTATTGGCCTTAGCTAAAACTCACTCTCTGGGGTAGAACTTTGTCAGCCATTTTGCGTCGTTTCAGcctaaaacaagacaaaaacatcaTGTGATGAGTGAGGCTATTGGATATTCAGAatgtacataataataatgacatgaCAGTGGTGTGTTGAAGCAGAGAAAACCCCaaggttgattattttcctataatagcaTGCCCTATAGTGTTTGATTTCTCTTATTATTCATTGTGTTATAGAAAACTGGAGAAACAGCAGGCTTGTGGTACTCACCCTCTCCGAGGTCCCATTACCGCCCCTGCTTGCTGCTGAAGGAGTCTCTTGCGTGCCGGGTCCATCGCGGTCTGGGGCATGCCGGGTCGAACGGTCATGGAGCTGCTGTATGATGGCCCGGGCATCGGAGAACCCATGCCGCCCATTGGCATGGTACGGCCAGGAGGGACACCAGGacgctgaacacacacacacacacacacacaaaatgaacaTGTGTAATAAAGATACACTCCAAGATAATCTGAGTATCCTGATTCACACCGGAGTCACATCGCATGTGTCTCACCTGCCTTTCCGCATGAGATAAAAATCAATCTTggtaagagtgtctgccaaattccataaatgtaatgaatgaaaTACTACAAAACAATACTGAATGAAATAAGGCAAGCAGGAGAAATCTGCTAATAACCACACCCCCTCCAGTCCACACCTCACTTTTTAGCCAGACCCTTTGAATAAATGCCTCTTTGTGGGTGACACACACTGGTAGAAAGGATTATATAACCACAAACAAGAACAATTTATCGCCAAAAAGCACACCAAGTACAGCTCACATTGTGCTTTTTGTTATTCCCTGTTCTGCCAGCTGGAATAACAAAATTGTTCCCCCACAAACACGACAAGCAGGTTAGTCATTAAtcggtgtgtatttgtgtttacttTCTATCCCCAAGGGCATATGGCTGTTCCTCTTTTCACTAGTCCACCTCACAAAGAGAATcaataatataaaacaagagCAGGCAGATCCTACATTTAACTTACATTTGTTTGGCAACACAGCAGCATTGACACCATTGCCAGGTTTGTGGCTTTCACAATACATAAGTCTTCTCTTGCTGTGCCACAAAACTAGACTATAGTgctatactgtaaaaaaaagggCTGCAATAGAATTCCTTATTCCTGAGATTAAATCCATATACACTGTATTGGACAAAACAAATGGAAAGTGTAAGTGAAGACAACAGAGCTGTGATGGATTTGCTCAAAGAGTCAGTACTCGAAAGACTGGGAAAAGGAACGTCCATAGTAGATGATGACAAATTgaaatttttttacattgtttttttttaaataaaatatttaaaagccaGTGTGCACTGAAGTGACCTTGCTGTTTCAGTATCTGAACCTAGTCGACTAGATTCAGGTCTTTTTCTGACAACCTTCTCAAACAACATGAAggactcaataaaaaaaaaaaaaagaagatctCAGGTGGGAATCGGATGGACTTTATACTATTAAACAAGATGAAAGATATAAATGAACTAAAGCACATCACAGGCATGTGCTCAGCGTTTTTGGCATGATGTTAATTAGTGCCATTTGGACTATATTATTTGTTAAAAGTGTAGAATGCTCAATTTCGATGCCTGAATTAGGGAATTGCATTTGACTACGTTTTAAGTTTAAAACCTGCATAAATATTTGACCTCAATAACTCCTTAACTCATTAGACACCAGTGGTGTTGTTGAGACTTTTTCATACCACGTGACCCAAAAATTATGacatgatgcaaaaaaaaaaaaaatagataaaaataaaataacggACGAGGTTTTAAAACAAcgtaacatttatttttatgtactttctaataatattttacaataaaaacatcCGTTTTGTAGAGCATTGTTCTCAGATATGCCACATTACGAGGCCGTAATCCAAACGCCTCCTTGTTTAACACTTGGGGGCCTATAAAGTGTTCTGAAAGTATTATTTCACACCCTAGATAGTGCACCGATGTAGGGAGCACGGAGCCGTATTGGGACACCACCCGCACTTAAACGCGGAAGTTAGACTGAGCGCTAGCAGACAAGAGTTTTAAAATTCTCTCGATATATTTCAGACCCCGAATCACCGACACGTATAAAAGTGCtgtgaaaaaatatatctatatttaatgACTGCGAACTTTGCGTTGTTTACTTCACCAATTTTACTTGTTAGCAATTTAGCTTAGCTTTAGCCATGTTTACTAGGAAACggttatattttcttttaatattttttttataaacaaaagcacTACGTTGGTAAACAATGGAGAATAACATTAAAtgccaaaaaatatatatctgaaaaaaaaacctgaagctAATATGTTGATAACAAGGCTGTTTACCGGATACTGGTTAACTGGGTTCGGCATTGCTCGGTAGGCCGGATTCATGGCTGCCATCCGCGGGTGGCCAGGAGAGTTCATACCGGAGTTCATCACCGGGGCGCCCGGTGTTGCAGGGAACGCCGCTCTGGACGCCATCTGTGGTACTCAAGAGTGCCAAGAAGACGTTCTTCTAATagtaaatgttttatacacacgtataaaaaacaaaacaccaaactAATTTCCCGATTCCGAAAGCATTCGTCGATCTCCGTGTATCATCTCTACTTTCCCTGAAGCGTCTTGTCAAACCGTCTCTCCCCCTCATTCCTGCCGCAACGATTGGTTCGTTCAGAACCTTTTCAAGAGTTTCGACCAATCGCAACGCATACGGAAGTGGGTTCGGTTGGTGGGTGTGGTTAATTCCTGCCCACATGACTCGATGAGTCATTTAATTTAAGTGACTCTTTTGAACTGAATCATTTGAGTCATTTAATTTAAGTGACTCTCTTGAACTGAATCATTTgagtcatttaatttaatttaagtgaCTCTCTTGAACTGAATCATTTgagtcatttaatttaatttaagtaaCTCTCTTGAACTGAATCATTTGAAGTAATCAAGATTTCACAAGATAAtagaaaacagataaaacatattatatctttatatttttctgcaTCCAAACAGGAGATCATACATGTGGGTCTTTAAGTATACATATTTAATTAATGTGTGCttttataaatctttaaaaaaaaaaagaaaataaacaacaacctcattttactttactgataATCACTCCTCATATAAACACAGCGGGTTAGTGTTCACTGTTTTTGTAATGAGGAGTTGGAGCAGGAACATTGTGAACATTTTGACCGTAGCTCTTTGTTTACAAACTGAATCAATTAGGCTAAAAATAATCTTCCTGATAAAACAGAGATAAACAGCATTATAACATAAGTGCAAAAATCCTTATGACAGGCACATGTAGTGTCATGCTAAGATTTACAGTTGTgtaaattgattttaaaaatgcaatGTAATCTGTTAATTAGAAAATAGGTATTATAGGAATAGGAAAAATGCCCAAGGAGTCGACTCATTGTCGAGCTGAATCAAATGACACTGAAAAGAGTCGGAATTCAGGAATCGAGTGTTGTCAGAATAAAATGTTAAGTAAACAGGTTTCTTTGGCataaatcttttattattattgataactGAATGAGAGTAAATTACCAACTGTTATTAACTAACTTTAAGTAACATTCAAGTCCCTCATGCCACTTTAGATACTacaactttattattatatattattttactaaTACTTTGGatactttaattttaaaaatttaaataatttttattagttCAAGGTAAACAGACTTTAGATGATTTGgcgttattatttatttaagtgttGGAGGACAAGTGTTTTTATTGTGAACAAAAGAATAAGATGTATCTCATGGCTGTTGACATGATTATGCTGGATCAGGCACATTGATTTAGTAATTACTGTGATTATGAAGGAGTCCATCTGAAACATCACCAAACAGCCttaagacacaaacacacagcgtATTGAGTCATGTTTATTAAGTGTGTGACATGCCTGTTAGCATGTGGCTCATGGCCAGTGTAGCAGCATTTCCCCAACGAGTCAAATATATGTACAGTTACAACAAAGTCAAGACACATAATTCCTTTACACTGTAAACATCGAGTACACAGAGAGGAGGGGTAAAAATAATTggagaaattcattcattcattcattcattctcgaAAGAGGAATTTGTATGTGTTTCAAGTTGCCAGAGTAAAGTCCATAATAGTCCAGTTTCTGGTAAAATAACATGATCAGAATAACTCCATGTCCAAGCACAATGTATACTTCAATCTTTCTAAATATTGGTTCTGAacaaaaatgtgattaaaaccccaaaaaaagagTGATATAAGCAGCATTAAGATTGATTTTGATCACTCCTCCCAGATGCTCCAGCCGTTGTTAAAGTACATCAGCGACCTCCACTTGCCGGTGTTCTTACTCCCTCCCTGAACTCTTTCCACTGTCCAGTCACACTTATGTCACGTCGCGGGTCTAACACAATCGACACAAGATACTGAAGACACTGATTTGTTGTGCAAatattccagaaaaaaaagaagaaaaaaaaatcccaaaacaaaatacaatagTACAGTTGTGTAAACCGAATGAAAAAAAATCGACGCCGATTAGTTTCTTGCTCTTGTGAACCACATGGCATCGTGGGTAGCTCTTGAAAGACGTTGCTGTGGAAACTGGTCTCCCAGCGACAGCTTCACTCCGGGCGCTGCTTAGGATCCAGCGAAGCTGAAGGACGAAGACAGATCTTTGGCTTTTAAAGAAAATTCCAATAAATATTCAATTGACTCTGAATTATTAACTTGGTTAATACTAAAGTTAAACACTAAATAGGAAGCCTATATCTAGAGATTCTATTTAATACCTCTATAGTACTTGATCATGTATCAATTGGtacaaagaaatatataataaacaaaatagtttcatttgtaaataatttacaaacaaaacagcaattCACATTTATAAATGGTCCAGTTAAGTAAATACAGTTAAATTCTGAGGTTATTTTATTCATCTCCATAGAATATTCTGTATCATTTAATGAACTAAAACAGTAGTTCATTGTGTTACTAAAAATATGCTACATATCATGCGAGTTTCCAGGGAAACAACTAATCTTTGATCATGAGCATCTCAGAGTAGAATCTCAGCTGTGAAAAAGTGAACGGATTTGGTTTTCTTAAAGAAGGTTACGTAATACTCTTCATATAGTTCACATTTaaaaaggtagggtctccgttgtctgagaaatgcttcagaaaactgattcgggacgacaaacaaaacaaaaatcaaaacaaacgtgtagccaatgagcagaaagggcgggtcttgtcaatatgcagcggagagtgcgcatgtgtgacattagcagaaagcggttttaacattcacattgaggataaaaacaa is a genomic window of Tachysurus fulvidraco isolate hzauxx_2018 chromosome 8, HZAU_PFXX_2.0, whole genome shotgun sequence containing:
- the smarcd2 gene encoding SWI/SNF-related matrix-associated actin-dependent regulator of chromatin subfamily D member 2 isoform X1, with protein sequence MASRAAFPATPGAPVMNSGMNSPGHPRMAAMNPAYRAMPNPVNQYPRPGVPPGRTMPMGGMGSPMPGPSYSSSMTVRPGMPQTAMDPARKRLLQQQAGAVMGPRRGLKRRKMADKVLPQRIRDLVPESQAYMDLLAFERKLDQTIARKRMEIQEAIKKPITVTPKSCQKRKLRIYISNTCTPAKPEGEESEKVASWELRVEGKLLEDPGKQKRKFSSFFKSLVIELDKELYGPDNHLVEWHRMPTTQETDGFQVKRPGDVSVKCTLLLMLDHQPPQYKLDPRLARLLGVHTQTRASIMQALWLYIKNNKLQDCHEKEFINCNRYFRQIFACHRMRFSEIPMKLAGLLQHPDPIVINHIISVDPNDQKKTACFDIDVEVDDPLKSQMSSFLSSTTNQQEIAALEMKIHETIESINQLKTQRDFMLSFSNNPQDFIQDWLKSQSRDLKLMTDTAGNTEEERRTEFYQAPWIQEAVGRYVFSKKSVSLSWWFSGAAEETGAGAGTRDPPHLNPRGITAS
- the smarcd2 gene encoding SWI/SNF-related matrix-associated actin-dependent regulator of chromatin subfamily D member 2 isoform X2, whose amino-acid sequence is MASRAAFPATPGAPVMNSGMNSPGHPRMAAMNPAYRAMPNPVNQYPRPGVPPGRTMPMGGMGSPMPGPSYSSSMTVRPGMPQTAMDPARKRLLQQQAGAVMGPRRGLKRRKMADKVLPQRIRDLVPESQAYMDLLAFERKLDQTIARKRMEIQEAIKKPITQKRKLRIYISNTCTPAKPEGEESEKVASWELRVEGKLLEDPGKQKRKFSSFFKSLVIELDKELYGPDNHLVEWHRMPTTQETDGFQVKRPGDVSVKCTLLLMLDHQPPQYKLDPRLARLLGVHTQTRASIMQALWLYIKNNKLQDCHEKEFINCNRYFRQIFACHRMRFSEIPMKLAGLLQHPDPIVINHIISVDPNDQKKTACFDIDVEVDDPLKSQMSSFLSSTTNQQEIAALEMKIHETIESINQLKTQRDFMLSFSNNPQDFIQDWLKSQSRDLKLMTDTAGNTEEERRTEFYQAPWIQEAVGRYVFSKKSVSLSWWFSGAAEETGAGAGTRDPPHLNPRGITAS
- the smarcd2 gene encoding SWI/SNF-related matrix-associated actin-dependent regulator of chromatin subfamily D member 2 isoform X3 produces the protein MASRAAFPATPGAPVMNSGMNSPGHPRMAAMNPAYRAMPNPVNQYPRPGVPPGRTMPMGGMGSPMPGPSYSSSMTVRPGMPQTAMDPARKRLLQQQAGAVMGPRRGLKRRKMADKVLPQRIRDLVPESQAYMDLLAFERKLDQTIARKRMEIQEAIKKPITVTPKSCQKRKLRIYISNTCTPAKPEGEESEKVASWELRVEGKLLEDPGKQKRKFSSFFKSLVIELDKELYGPDNHLVEWHRMPTTQETDGFQVKRPGDVSVKCTLLLMLDHQPPQYKLDPRLARLLGVHTQTRASIMQALWLYIKNNKLQDCHEKEFINCNRYFRQIFACHRMRFSEIPMKLAGLLQHPDPIVINHIISVDPNDQKKTACFDIDVEVDDPLKSQMSSFLSSTTNQQEIAALEMKIHETIESINQLKTQRDFMLSFSNNPQDFIQDWLKSQSRDLKLMTDTAGNTEEERRTEFYQAPWIQEAVGRYVFSKVQQRRQELEQVLGIRLT
- the smarcd2 gene encoding SWI/SNF-related matrix-associated actin-dependent regulator of chromatin subfamily D member 2 isoform X4, which gives rise to MASRAAFPATPGAPVMNSGMNSPGHPRMAAMNPAYRAMPNPVNQYPRPGVPPGRTMPMGGMGSPMPGPSYSSSMTVRPGMPQTAMDPARKRLLQQQAGAVMGPRRGLKRRKMADKVLPQRIRDLVPESQAYMDLLAFERKLDQTIARKRMEIQEAIKKPITQKRKLRIYISNTCTPAKPEGEESEKVASWELRVEGKLLEDPGKQKRKFSSFFKSLVIELDKELYGPDNHLVEWHRMPTTQETDGFQVKRPGDVSVKCTLLLMLDHQPPQYKLDPRLARLLGVHTQTRASIMQALWLYIKNNKLQDCHEKEFINCNRYFRQIFACHRMRFSEIPMKLAGLLQHPDPIVINHIISVDPNDQKKTACFDIDVEVDDPLKSQMSSFLSSTTNQQEIAALEMKIHETIESINQLKTQRDFMLSFSNNPQDFIQDWLKSQSRDLKLMTDTAGNTEEERRTEFYQAPWIQEAVGRYVFSKVQQRRQELEQVLGIRLT